The following proteins come from a genomic window of Micromonospora zamorensis:
- a CDS encoding DUF2516 family protein codes for MANAAPIFAFEVRYVIELILLVFALIVQGVALVHAITQRSDAFPAIGTLPKGGWIAILAVCLVLTLLGFGPISLFGLIGIAAGLIYLLDVRVGLRDLSDGKGFW; via the coding sequence ATGGCCAACGCCGCGCCGATCTTCGCGTTCGAAGTCCGCTACGTGATCGAGCTGATCCTGCTCGTCTTCGCGCTGATCGTCCAGGGCGTCGCCCTGGTCCACGCGATCACCCAGCGCTCCGACGCCTTCCCCGCCATCGGGACACTTCCCAAGGGTGGCTGGATCGCCATCCTGGCGGTCTGTCTCGTGCTGACCCTGCTCGGCTTCGGGCCGATCAGCCTCTTCGGACTGATCGGCATCGCCGCCGGTCTCATCTACCTGCTCGACGTTCGGGTCGGCCTTCGCGACCTCAGCGACGGCAAAGGGTTCTGGTGA
- a CDS encoding helix-turn-helix domain-containing protein, translating to MATPKDLPDVGGFIRDLRRNAKISLRQLAEQAGVSNPYLSQIERGLRKPSAEVLQQLASALRVSTPAMYLRAGLLDDKEGHGVLAAIAVDADLTMAQKQSLTQIYETFRRENTRLADAQAPAEGSGTGSTGGTVGATTPTDVGGQPADVANLAATGPTTAGGTPTEAVLESVAVTEAGTAPAPGSTNTPEKKAAGSAVREAATAAEEETS from the coding sequence ATGGCCACACCGAAGGACCTTCCCGACGTCGGCGGGTTCATCCGCGATCTTCGGCGGAACGCCAAGATCTCGCTCCGTCAGCTCGCCGAGCAGGCGGGGGTCAGCAACCCGTACCTCAGCCAGATCGAGCGCGGCCTGCGCAAGCCCAGCGCCGAGGTGCTCCAGCAACTGGCGAGCGCGCTGCGGGTCTCCACCCCGGCGATGTACCTGCGCGCCGGGCTGCTCGACGACAAGGAAGGCCACGGCGTGCTCGCGGCCATCGCCGTTGATGCCGACCTGACGATGGCCCAGAAGCAGTCACTCACCCAGATCTACGAGACGTTCCGCCGGGAGAACACCCGGCTGGCCGACGCCCAGGCCCCCGCCGAGGGCAGCGGCACCGGGTCCACCGGCGGCACGGTCGGGGCGACCACCCCGACCGATGTCGGCGGTCAGCCCGCCGACGTGGCCAATCTGGCCGCCACCGGCCCCACCACCGCAGGCGGCACCCCGACCGAGGCTGTACTCGAGTCGGTCGCCGTCACCGAGGCGGGCACCGCACCCGCCCCGGGCAGCACCAACACCCCCGAGAAGAAGGCCGCCGGGTCGGCGGTCCGCGAGGCCGCCACGGCGGCCGAAGAGGAGACGTCATGA
- a CDS encoding alpha/beta fold hydrolase, translating into MHKITVNGASIAYDEAGTGSPVVLLHAGIADRRMWRGQLPALAARHRVIVPDLRGYGDSELPPTPFAHHDDVAGLLDALDLPRAALVGCSFGGAVAIDTALAHPDRVSALALFDTAVSGNEWSEEANDLWDDLVGEVDPDDFVAGAAGEVRFWVVGPGRQPQDVDPALLAFAQEMDQRALAAELALGAVEVGELTPPAIGRLGELTVPVLVTAGAADVPDISRLADRIAAEVPGAVRLPDVPDAAHLLPLERPEPVNAALLDFLR; encoded by the coding sequence GTGCACAAGATCACAGTCAATGGAGCAAGCATCGCGTACGACGAGGCGGGCACCGGTTCGCCCGTCGTACTGCTGCACGCTGGCATCGCCGACCGGCGGATGTGGCGAGGGCAGCTTCCCGCGCTCGCCGCCCGCCACCGGGTGATCGTCCCGGACCTGCGCGGCTACGGGGACTCGGAGCTGCCGCCGACCCCGTTCGCGCACCACGACGACGTGGCCGGCCTGCTGGACGCGCTCGACCTGCCCCGTGCCGCCCTGGTCGGCTGCTCCTTCGGCGGGGCGGTCGCCATCGACACCGCACTGGCCCACCCCGACCGGGTGAGCGCACTTGCGCTGTTCGACACGGCGGTCTCCGGCAACGAGTGGTCCGAGGAGGCGAACGACCTCTGGGACGACCTGGTCGGCGAGGTCGACCCCGACGACTTCGTCGCCGGCGCTGCCGGTGAGGTGCGGTTCTGGGTGGTCGGCCCGGGCCGCCAGCCGCAGGACGTCGACCCCGCGCTCCTCGCGTTCGCGCAGGAGATGGACCAGCGTGCGCTCGCCGCCGAGTTGGCGCTCGGTGCGGTCGAGGTGGGAGAGCTGACGCCGCCGGCGATCGGCCGCCTCGGCGAGCTGACAGTGCCCGTCCTGGTCACCGCCGGCGCCGCCGACGTACCGGACATCAGCCGGCTCGCCGACCGGATCGCCGCCGAGGTCCCCGGCGCGGTACGGCTGCCGGACGTGCCGGACGCCGCACACCTGTTGCCGCTGGAGCGTCCGGAGCCGGTCAACGCCGCACTGCTCGACTTCCTGCGCTAG
- a CDS encoding asparaginase, whose amino-acid sequence MTKTYEGGSPLAEVVRSGFVEGAHRGSVVVLDAAGAAVASAGDVTSPIFPRSASKPMQAIGMLRAGLPLTDPADVALVSASHAGEDFHLARVGALLQRAGLDASALHCPPDLPVGVAAREAVLRAGGGPNRVQMNCSGKHSGMLLTCEAAGWPLDGYWRPEHPLQQRLRAAIEEFTGEQAAAVGVDGCGAPVLAVSLTGLAGAFLRLVDAEPGSVPRTVADAMRAYPEIVGGTQADDTRLMRGVPGLLAKVGAEGVIAVALPGVGAVALKIDDGADRARMPVLVSALRRLGVDAPVLTEYAEVPLFGGGVPVGAVRPLW is encoded by the coding sequence GTGACGAAGACGTACGAGGGTGGCTCTCCACTCGCCGAGGTGGTCCGTTCCGGGTTCGTGGAGGGGGCGCACCGAGGTTCGGTGGTGGTGCTGGACGCCGCCGGTGCGGCGGTGGCGTCCGCCGGGGACGTGACGTCGCCGATCTTCCCCCGCTCGGCCAGCAAGCCGATGCAGGCGATCGGGATGCTGCGTGCCGGCCTGCCGTTGACCGACCCGGCCGACGTGGCGCTGGTCTCGGCGAGTCACGCCGGTGAGGACTTCCACCTGGCCAGGGTCGGTGCGTTGCTCCAGCGGGCCGGGTTGGACGCCTCGGCCCTGCACTGCCCGCCCGACCTGCCGGTGGGCGTGGCCGCCCGGGAGGCCGTGCTGCGCGCCGGGGGCGGCCCGAACCGGGTGCAGATGAACTGCTCCGGCAAGCACAGCGGGATGCTGCTGACCTGCGAGGCCGCCGGTTGGCCGCTGGATGGTTACTGGCGGCCGGAGCACCCGTTGCAGCAGCGGTTGCGGGCGGCCATCGAGGAGTTCACCGGCGAGCAGGCGGCGGCGGTGGGCGTGGACGGTTGCGGCGCCCCGGTGCTTGCGGTGTCGCTCACCGGCCTGGCCGGGGCGTTCCTCCGGCTGGTCGACGCCGAGCCCGGCTCGGTGCCGCGAACGGTGGCCGACGCGATGCGCGCGTACCCGGAGATCGTCGGTGGCACCCAGGCCGACGACACCCGCTTGATGCGCGGCGTTCCGGGCCTGCTGGCCAAGGTCGGTGCCGAGGGCGTGATCGCGGTGGCCCTGCCGGGTGTCGGCGCCGTCGCACTGAAGATCGACGACGGCGCCGACCGGGCCCGGATGCCGGTGCTGGTGTCCGCGCTGCGCCGGCTCGGTGTGGACGCCCCGGTGCTGACCGAGTACGCCGAGGTGCCGCTCTTCGGCGGCGGTGTCCCGGTCGGCGCGGTCCGCCCGCTCTGGTGA
- a CDS encoding 3-keto-5-aminohexanoate cleavage protein — MTTGTLITVAPTGAESAKAEVPALPVTLDELLLTAKECEALGAAVIHVHIRDDEARPSLDPVRLADTVVALRESTDLIVQLSSGGAVTDPEAARLAVLDARPDMASCTMGTVNFGNDVFLNRWEFIVDLHTRMQERGIVPEYEIFDLGHLSALQRLLGRYGLPAGGHVHVDFVMGVPGGMPGTTETLVAAHRMLRDLPEGTTFSATGVGRSTIPVLLASLSTGGHLRVGMEDTVTYAKGRPVESNMQLVARAVGFAQLAQRPPLTTAEARELLGL, encoded by the coding sequence ATGACAACAGGGACGTTGATCACGGTGGCCCCGACCGGCGCTGAGTCGGCCAAGGCAGAGGTGCCGGCGCTGCCGGTGACCCTCGACGAGTTGCTGCTCACCGCCAAGGAGTGCGAGGCGCTCGGCGCTGCCGTGATCCACGTCCACATCCGTGACGACGAGGCGCGGCCGAGCCTCGACCCGGTGCGCCTGGCCGACACGGTGGTGGCGCTGCGGGAGAGCACGGACCTGATCGTGCAGCTCTCCTCCGGCGGCGCGGTGACCGATCCGGAGGCTGCTCGGCTGGCCGTCCTCGATGCCAGGCCGGACATGGCCTCGTGCACGATGGGCACCGTCAACTTCGGCAACGACGTCTTCCTCAACCGCTGGGAGTTCATCGTCGACCTGCACACCCGGATGCAGGAACGCGGGATCGTGCCGGAGTACGAGATCTTCGACCTCGGCCACCTGTCCGCGTTGCAGCGGTTGCTCGGCAGGTACGGCCTGCCGGCCGGCGGGCACGTGCACGTCGACTTCGTGATGGGCGTGCCGGGCGGTATGCCGGGCACCACCGAGACGCTGGTCGCGGCGCACCGGATGCTGCGGGACCTGCCCGAGGGCACCACGTTCTCGGCCACCGGGGTCGGCCGCAGCACGATTCCGGTGCTGCTGGCCTCCCTGTCGACCGGCGGGCACCTGAGGGTCGGTATGGAGGACACAGTGACGTACGCCAAGGGCCGTCCGGTGGAGTCCAACATGCAACTGGTCGCCCGCGCTGTGGGTTTCGCCCAGCTCGCTCAACGCCCGCCGCTGACCACCGCCGAGGCTCGCGAGCTGCTCGGGCTGTAA